The Clavelina lepadiformis chromosome 1, kaClaLepa1.1, whole genome shotgun sequence genome segment GCGTTTTAGTGCCATTTCATGCTGCTTTAAGTTAGGCATTGAGACTGCCGCACGTGTTTTCATTAATTATCGCGTGCTTGCTGCATTCTTTAATTGATTatattttctgcttttcaCTGTTTTAACGTATGCATCAAGATTCGCAATCTGTTTTGTTTACGTTCAACAGTGGACTGTTTTCTTACTGAATCGTTAGTAATATAAGTTTGAATATGCGTTTACTACTGTTTCTACGTGTGGTTTCTGTGCTGACAGAGAAGAACATGCAACCTAACTTTAGGATTTTAGGAAGTCAAATAAACAGCCACATACGGTCAAAGACTAATGCCATCCGGTTAACGCTTAAGTTTCCAACGCAAGCAAAGATGTTTTCTCTTCTAAAGGAACATAAAAGTCACGCCCCAGTAAATTTGTCTGAACTAAAACTGTCCAGTGCGCACACAAGGCCGTttaccatagatatcttatatataactaCAAAGGTAAACATGTATACAACTACTACTATTACTGCTACTACTACATATGTACACTATAAACATATGTATACTACTACTTATGTAAACTTAGTTATATATCCGATATCTATGCTAGTTACAAGAAATTTTCTGCCACTTTGTAGTGTATGGGAGAGCAGCTGGCATAGATATCTTATGTGCAGAGATCTTTGGAGAAAACCCAACGTACTGTGAGTTGACTCTTATGAGCCAGTTTTCATCATTCCAGTTTCGTAACTAGTGCGTAGTGGTGTAGCCTGAAAAGTTTTagtcaaaataaatatatatgtaaACAGCAAAGTACGAGGGGTTCACAACATGGAAGATGTCAAGTACATATAGGACTACAGTACTACACAGTTACATCATGGCCTGCAGTGACGCCAtaacaacaaatatttataaccTACCCGCAAACCTGTAATGAATATGTCTACATACACAAGAACAAGGTCTTATTGAACAACTAGAATATGGTTTTTGCAAATTAGCTCGCGTTGGTATCATGCTACTTactgtaaaaaacaaactttgaaataaattcataaaaactaagtaaatttaaaattcaaatAGGCGACATTTAtatcaatttaatttgaatCATTTAAGTCCatgataattaaaaaaatattgaaaatagaaaaattttttagacTAACTCAAATAAGTTCGAtctaatttgttttaaatcatataatgtttataaaaagtgatatactgtatattgaaACATCTGGGCcaataacattttaattacGGCAACGATTAATGATTTTCACTCACACCACATGTCAAACATACTTTAACGATTAGCTTGTGTGTAAAAACAGAGAAACACACACATGGGTTCggtgtgtgtgtgtttgtttgttttttaatttagttatTATGTTATCGTAACGTAACACGTCATTTTGTGTAGAATAGTTGGGACATGCAAATTTATAATATCTCCCTGTTATCGTACCCTCACTTGGGCcacagaaacaaaattttaattcttgGGATAGGGTTTCTTTTCATCATCCGGATGTGCTAATCTTAATCGATGCGGTTATCTggaattgttattttatcacgCTGTAttggttagcattttatttgttgttctCCCACAGACAATGACGAAATATAAACTACAGAATAATTtacattgttttttgttattgtattgtatttttttttatcgcGCGTACGTATTTTCGctgaaaagaaataaaacatttaaagcaAACCCTAAGTCGGGCGTGTAAACCCACTTCCTGTTTTTAGttcaatatttttgtcttaaaAGATGGATTACACGGTATACTGAAGTTCGCgtggttttgttaaagtgTAGTGTTTTAGATTACACTGTCGTTTTGTTCAGGATAAGCGTTTTTTCTAGAGCAAATTGCTTAAACGCATATACCGGATGAGCGTATAACAATGCCTGACAAACTGGATATGCGATTAACCAATTTCTCTGCATATCGCACGCTATTAGAACCAGGGAGTCAAACCGAAGTGGAAAACGGCTTAACTCCGGTTcaggttttacaaaattttattttaccggttCTACTCCGGTTCAGGTTTACATCAGGTGCACACATTCATTCCGCTCCGGGTTTAGGTTCAGCATTAAGCTTGCTATTTAACGATTCGCTCCGGGTTCGAACAACATTATCCAGCTAATTACACCGCCCAAGTAGCAATTCGTTACCTCAAGGAATCTTATCATGAGTGGGTATTTCTTAGTTTAGGTTTTCTACGTTTTGAAGTAAGCAAAGGAAAAACGTTTTCTATAACTCTTGGATGAAAATATTGTACTGAAAAAGTGGTTACAATTGGGAAAGGTTCGACTCCGGTTCGTTTTTTTCTCTTAGTCGTCATTTGATAAAGTTCGGTTTAGATTCAGacaaatttgatattttggATTCTGATTCCGGTTcggttttcaaaaaacataTCCGCTCAAACCGGCTAAAAGGTTCAGGTTCAGTTTTGGTTCGACACCTTGGTTGGAACTGTGTATCCGACGGTGGCCTTAGGTTTGGGGGTCCGAGGCGAGGTATGGCGGGATTTAAGTTTGGGGGCCCCAAAATTACggaaacaatttattttatggGGTCTGGAGGACATGCTGCTGACCCAgagaattttgaaattatacgTGATCTgaaatgaataaaactttgcttttctttcaaaaatgcCAGATATTTCTTCGTGCATTCCTTTTCAGTAGATGGATCCCTAAATTTTGCTCTAtggcaggggtggccagacctgcttcatgctcgagccgcatataacatattccagttttaaaagagcctcaacacaaacacaataaaaaacacgaatttattcactcacaaaaaagtgtagctattgattaacattagtgctgcatggtgatactatgagtctccacctgggcttcaccaacttcttttgcaattattattataaccgtaaccaagacttaaaactaggtcagccctgacgtacagcttcaatctgatagtttacttaactacagtgtacaagttagcacacttctgtacaacaatgtactttttggagtgtgatttgattattactaacaatgagtccattgttaatacgtgtgatagaacgcattgtttcataatctgatcaaacacctcgtctagaccgggaaaattgcatgtctaattcatcaatgctaattcattaaagagccgcagtttggccacccctgctctatGGCCTCGAAAATTTCACACCCTTCACTTCTTTTTTGCTATCGAGCGTCTAATACCTCAGAGGTTTGCTAACAGAGAACACGAATTTTTCTTCGTTTTGGCAAGATGTCTTAAATCACGTAAGCGTTTGAACATCAAGCTATATGAATCTCAAAGCAGGAGGAGACCAATTTATACGGAGGTTCGACTTACACAATTTTCCTCTATTCCAAATAGAGTTAACACAGCTAACTATCATGAACTAGTGAATGACTCCTGTCTTGAAAAAGTGCGACTAtagttaacaataatattCGTATGCaatgattgttttttttagagCGTGAGTAGAAATAGGAGAGCCCGTTgcgggggggggggggggggggcgaGGTCACCGCCTTGCTTGCCTAACCCTAAAGCAACTACTGTGTGTCTCACAATTCGATAATGCAATTAGCGTCTATATGTGTAGCGACAAACATGTATCCTACTAAGGATTTACGTTTAGGCTATACGTGTATAATTAGTTACTAGATGTATAACACGAAGACGAGAGTAAAGGCGTATGGGGTGTAATTTGCTTTTGTACTTGTAGGCctcaatattttatttcttttgctttGCAATGCATATCTATATAGCACCGAGGTTGTAGTTGTGCGAATCACGTTCGATATTCGGAGGAGTTATACGTGTCGTTGCAATACTCTTGAGCAAGGCGTTTAACAACACTTGCTTCTGCTCAGTGGTCCTGGTGAGTAATTCTAAACTCTGGTAACATCACaagttcatttttaaaaaaaataaaaaatccatTTAAGATGTATTTGTCGAAACTTGCACGCAGACAACCTTGGCACCTGGGGCTCGATAGGTGAAGAAGCATAGAAAAGTTTGGACGTGCAAACACTTTGCTCAGTGAAAGggtaaatattttcttgggTTTTATCCTAGCATGCAATGCCTTCTCGTTGCCCTTTCAAAATTTCACGTTACCGGTAGATGTGCATCTTAACTAATCGAAGTAAAGACACGTGCGATAACAACCTGACCATAGCATGCGTTTTCTCGCGATTGTAGTGCTATGCAGCAGCACAATGCATGTGTAGTGCAGGCTACGTTTTACCTGCTATGCTTTTTGCAATCATGAGAGCGACGacagttttgcaaatttgcAGCTGAATTAAAAGCGAGATACCATTAAGGGCGAGATCTCTACGGCTACGCTAACCGAATGGATTTGAACTTCTTAACACTGTAATTACCACCACATTGTAAGCTTATAACTTCAGCAATTTTAAATGGAGATTTTTTGTACAACAgccaattttgttttaaaatgcgCTAAAGTGACAATGCGTTTTGaactaaaatataaaagtcGCTGAAATGGCAGGCtgctttattttaaacaaatgtagtGCCTTCTACTTTTCTAGTAGCGGCTGTCCACCTCTGCCGTCAGCATTGTCCAATATAATCTCGTCTTGACGTTTCCCATGAGCGTAAGCATCTTTTTTGTGCTTGACGAAGCAGCCTGTGGTTCCGATGCAACAGCAGATATCGCCTGGGTAGGCTAATAGTTTAGGATCGACATATTTCTTCTCGGCCCAACCTCctgtttttgaataaaattggATAAAAATTGCTGGCACGTCAGTTAATCAGACCGTTTATCCGATTACAATGCAATCTCTACATTTTTGCCCAAAAATATAGGCTACCTACCGGTAAATAAGCTAATAATTATTCCGACCCCCCAGGTGATTAGCACCAGGAAAGTGCTATAATGGCAATACGACAAGGCGTAAAGAGTATTACCAAGCACGGAATCGTACTGAGTGGTGACATTCTTAGCTTCTGCTAGCGGTATGGTTATGTTGAGGGCCTGTAAAAGGTTTTTGATGAGTCTCAGTTTCTCCTTTCTAGATACTGTTttactttatattttgttaattaaacacTTACTTCACAACCGTACGTGGCAATTGGTAGCGGTCTGGTGAATTCTTCCAATGGGGGATATATGAAGGATCCTATGGTAAGCCATATCCCGGCCGCAAGGCCAATAAAAAGGCCACTAAGTGCACCCTACATGCCGCGAAAACACAAACATTCAGTATTAACCGACtatcttttgtttttgcacGCACGATCTAAACAAGATTAGTAGGACaaacataaattgaaaaatacttACTTTAGAGTTAGCAAATGGCGTGAAAAATGCAAGGCAAAATAAACCTAACATAGGGCCTCCAATGACGCCAAACATCTTCAAAGCCATGGTTAAAATTTTATCCATAAGAGACGCCAAGAAAGCTACACCAAGACCAAGTAAACCGTACACCACAACTGCAAAAATCATATACATTAAGCTTCTAATCACCTCTGAATCCTACAACAGGATTTTAAAATTCATACTAATCATAATAGTAATTTGCAAATTGCCAAAATGTCCCATAACTTTACCTAAAATTTTAGAAAGTAAAACAGCCCGATAAGCAGTTATGTTTGGAAGACAAGGTTTTAGCAAGTCTATCCAAGTGGTGCAAGCCAATGCATTTATTCCAGTGGACACAGTGCTGCAAAAACGTTTCGTAAATTAAATTCATTAACAAGATTATTTATCACATcgagatattttgttttttaagttgaaaaattatgaaaaattaaaacgcATCTTATGcaagctttaaaaaataaataaattccaGTAATGTCGTACTATTTTTGGATTAAATGAACGCACTTTACCTCAGTGTTCCGCTGAATGCGCTTGCGACCAATAATCCTGGTACACCGGGAGCAACACTTAAAATATCCATCACAAGATAGGGTATAAGCTGAATTAAATATTGAAGTACATATGTAAGTTTTGTCATGACTTGTTACTGCTTTTCCGTAAGTACTGGTAACGGTCAATAGATACAAAGTATATACGTGATACTTTCGTAAGGTTTATAACACTACAGCGATGGGGCCCCTCCTGCTACTTGCTTGCCATACCAAGGCCTAAGAGATGTAGCCAACTCACACCTCTGTATCGGTCTTAAGAACGTGCAAGTGTTATGTACAGTCATGTTATGTGAACGGCGTAagctttgtttttgctttcctcaaaaacattttcataattGACAATACTCCAACTGACCCAATTCTGAAAATTTAGTATTCCGAAACATTCCCCAATCTATATAACGCGTTCGTTAACTAGAACATGCTGAGAAAATATGCTGGGAAAATATACAATAATTATTCGAGattatgtttatgtttatgtCTATGTCTAGAAGAGTGGATCAGAATTTTAGAACACatacttttcaaaattgcaatGCCATATTGCACTTTTTAAAAGGGGACCGTcaataaaattacttaaacCACAAATAATTTCTTAGCGACAGTTTTACACTTCAATATCTGCGCTATACGTTAGCAATGTAATTCGTGAAATCATGAACAActataaaatacatttatcgTCAACTATTCCGCACCTTTTATGTAATTAAGTCGAAAGAAGGTTAACACGCCGTGCGTCATATATATgtaacaaaatgttaaaaacaacttttaaactttttgataatTAGTTCCTTTTACCTGATCCGATTTGGTGACTTTGCCGGAAGTTAAGGGATCGCACGAGTGGTATACAGCATACATCACAAGGCCCGACATACAGGCTAAGCCCAACACGAGGAAGAGACCAATATCGTTCAAATAAAGAGatctaataaacatcataCAAATTGTAGTTTGTTGTCTCAAGAGCCGTTATCTCAATTAGTGACAGCAGCACAACAGAAGCATATAGCTGTACGACATAAAGCTGAACAACTGATTCCATATATACGCTAAAAATCCTAGTGTTTCTTACAACTTAGCTTGTCCCAAGCTGTAGCAACTCAAACAACGTTGAATCATTGACTGGTTAATGGCATACACAGATAACCACATCAAAGTTCCACCAATCAGAATTGACCAAAAAGAGTGACGTATGCGTGGATCAACTTCAAAGCTGCAAAATTTGCGCaaaaaactttgtcatttaCTTCTACATTGAAATCTTGCGTATTAAATATGACAAGGAATTGTTATCATAACGATATCTGTTTTTGACAAATCTAAGTTATTGGGCCCATTTAGTCTATAGAAATCAAAGATTTAATAATGAATGTAGCCTAAACATCTGTTACTGAAAGAAGTCGATTCTTCCGCCTTCCGaagcaatttcaaaaactCTGTTAAGTCCACCAACATCCATACTTCCCTTGCCGATGATTGCTGCGAATCCGATCCACATCACAATGCACTTTATCAAGTGCATAGGCGTTGTATTAAAAAATCACCACACTCACAggaaatttcatcaaaatttgaTGGACAATTAGTGTAAACTTATAAAACGGTATTTATACCTGCACAACGTCATTCCACACAACTGCTTTCATGCCTCCGATACTGGTGTAGAAAATGCACACAAGCGCTGTGGCGACTATAGACACAACCAAGCTTAAACCAGtaactgtaaaataaaacaatgaaaacctcaaaaaagaaaacgttttattgaGCTTAAAAATTCAGTATAACCAACATAGTTGAAAAACCTACCTTTATTAAGTGCAAGGGCTGGCATGTACATAACCATACCCATGTAGATAACTGTTTGCACAACAAAGGTGCACGTCGCCGCTAATCGAACAGCCCGATTAAATCGCATTTCCAGATACTGTGTGAAGTTTAAACATTCATCAACGTTTTTTTAAGCAATTGCCAAATATTTTGGAGAtagtcaaaaaatgtttacagcCGGTCTCCTTTATTTAGGGCTGTAGTTTGTAAACcattgttaaaacaactttggaTTAAATAGATTTGggtttataaataataaaaaaggaAATCAGTTGGTCACCagcataaacatttttttggttgcGGTCCTGCATGTGAAAAGTTACCGAGAGCAAGACCAACGGGAACACGTACATAAACCAACACCGAAGCAATCCCATACATACTATACAAAAAGATAGCCACCctaaatattttgtcaatatttcaactattttaagaaaaatgtgTGGATTGGGATAatgattttggaaaatatactAACGAAATTTTGGAAGACTCATACTTTTTGAAGGGTATGCTAACTAGGATCCTTATTACGTTGGTTTGGAATTTTCTTGCGTTGTGATTAATTAAGATAGGCAACCAAACAAACTCTCAGGTTCGTATAGCTACTAGTTAACTCATTCTAAATGTATGTAGAAATGGATGGCAATATGCAGCCCTGGGTATATTGTGGCAGATCAAATTCAGGGCCCTTTGATCGATTtcgaaccaacattgcattaCTCATAGTAGGCTAGTATACATTAATCGCACCTCATACGTGGTTGAAACTCCCAATTTGTAGAAAACTGGAAGGAAGACGTTGGCTGTTATGATCGCCACCAAAGTATAGGACAGAAAGAACCACCAAAACATGGTACCATAAGTATATACTTCAGCGGGAGTACCCAGCACTGTGATTGCAGACATGAAGCTGGCGGTCAAACTAAGTGCCACCGGCCAGCCACTGAGGGACCTGCAACGATTTaaaagcgcaataaaatattaaatttgtcAGATCTTatccaaaaaaaaacaacacaaaatatgtAGTTGTTGTTTGTGAATGTTTCTTATCCATAATATTAgcagaaatattaaaaaatgtgcTTGGAACATATACATGTAGCCCAAGCTCCCCTACCCGTACGACATAAAGTTCTTTAGCTATGAAGtacgaaaaataaattagaAGGGCTTATTTTACAATTCATATGAATGACGACTTCAAGAAATGTAATACACCCATTTGCTAGTTACGGCCGCCATCTTGatttgggtggcaagatttttttgatcaCTTATACTTAGCATTGGAAATTGTCGGCACacttgattcttttttaaattgcaaacttTCTAGGCATCGGCTTGCAAAGATTTTGCTCAGGTGGGTAGCATTTAAATTTCTTAacataataaagaaaaactaatgAAAAAGCTTTCCTAGTTTTCACTTGACAGTgctttgaatcctacgcaTTGGTGTTGTTCGACATGAGATCACGTTAAGAGAAGCACGTGACGTGAAATTCGTAAAAGTTAACGACGTATCTACAGCGCGTAACATGTGTAATTTTGCCTTGTAattcaagcaaagtttaaagaaTTAAACTAGCAGTAACTATAAActaaattacttttattacaCGCGCCGCAGATACCAGTATCACACAAACTCTAAGGCATTTCATGTCGCATGCTTCGCTGATCACGTATCTAAACGTCATATCGAAAAGGTTCAATGCGTGGGATTCAAACCgctgaaaaataataactgggaaacatattttcaatgtttttgtttatcgTGTAAAGAAATTTATATACTATTTGCCTGCGCGAAATCGTTACAATCCGATCcctaaaacgtttgcaatttaaaaaagaatcaaagtgggtcgacaatttccattgttaagtataggcgaTTGAAAATATCTTGCTACCCAGACAGTAACTAGGAAAGGGTCTATTGGATGGTAGGCTACTGTATTACATTAGTGCacttattaaataaaatttattgaacaaaaaaatgctGAAAACGAAAAGTAGAGATTATCCATCTTCGCTTGTTGACTGCAGTATGCAGCCTTCTGAGAATTTGCATTTCTAGTAACATAGAATAAATTACCTTCCAGCTAAACTGTAGTTTTCTGTTGACTTTTTATTGCGGTCTGCAATGGCAAAGTATAACCCAATAAGAGCAGACACAAGAAACAAAGCGCCAAATATTACATAGTCGGCCACATGGAAAGTTTTTTCGCTGTTTGCAGTATATATTATGGAACTTGAAGTAGTGGACGCCATTACTACACCTTTATCATCAACCTgcaaaatcaaaattgaaaaaataacagTTGAGTCCAGTTCGCTTATGCACGCTGTTATGAAGAGCTGAATTAGAAGGAGTTTTGACATCGTAATCTTTATGCTTGATCCTATTCTAAGTAAATATTGGCCTGCCTAAGCGGACTCGGCCCCGATAGAGTAGGATAAGGATAAGGTATATGGCAAGCtgacaaaacttaaaaaattttgcatcgCGAAATTCAGTTTATATAATATAGTCTAACTAACTAAATGTACGTTGTCTATGACTCCATATTATTACAAACATAAACACCTACCACAAGTTTACACCTATTGTTCGACAATATACCTATAGAATACTGTACGCAACTGTAAACCAGATATGCTTGAAAACGCTGTAACCGTAttgaataaaacaattttactaAAACTGTAGTAGACTGTCGTAATTTTAACTAAACAACACGTTTCTAAATCAACTTATTATAAATTCCTTTTTTCTACGCCTTAACTGACCATAACTGCAATTTTGGTTTACAAACAAAACGTTCGACAATATTCTCACGCGAATACTTTTCGCATTTTCAATCAGCTCCAAGTAAACACAATACTGCATTGCCGTAGGCCCCTCTCGCAAACAAACAAGTGGTTACATACAGGCAAAGCCTGGTCTTGATAATTACAGCTATTCTACTTGTTTTTACGATGTGCCTATCAAAAACAAGGACATCAATTAAACTCAAGGTCACTTAAAGTGGAACAACAAATCAGTCGTCCTTAAACAAGACACACTTCATATGATGCAAACAAACCAAATGCCGCAGTTAACTGGCATTAGCCTATGATTATACTTGGCTGACTATTCTGGATAAAGATGCTGCATAATAATAGGCTTATGCTTTTAAACCAAAAGCAATTCACACATTTCACATTTTGTTAAATAACCAGTGATGATAATCAGTAATCACTGATGAAATCTTTCCTTGTAATCAATAGCTACAACAAACATTCCATAAAAGCATGTTGGCATGGTTAATGCATACGCTTGCGACAAATTTCGTTGTAGAAAGTCGAACGGGCTCTTGGAATGTGCACTTACAAATAATTTGCCGTCTATGTTTGAAGTTGTAGCAGCGCGTTAGCAGAACTCCAACGTACTGTTTTCGCACGCACatacacattttgaaactAACTAGATGAGCGATTACAGAACTAAGAAAATACGTATCGGTTCATTGCACAACCGTGCCATCGATAGAGTGTTAGCAGAAATCGCATGCTTTTGTTCAGCTCCATAGTAGTTTTGGGATTTAAATTTCTGCTTGGAAATCTGCCGTTAATGAGATTCCTTACTTCACATTCTAATCTCTCCACCTTCAATCCTCCCCTACGTCATTTATCTGTTCTCGGTGCCAGATCGACTGTTACTCTCATATCGGGTTGGTCAATCACAACAGACGCTGTTCTCAACCTCGATCTAGAAAATCTATTGAAACGCAGATCTCTGGTCTCTGGAACCGAACTTCCGTGAATATTTTGGATCTCGGCCGTGTTGTTAAGCAATGGCGTTTCagagttaaatttttttgatcaCTCAGCGTTGCCGGTATCTTTGTACCAAGATTGTGTGATAAATGATAACTAATTAAGAGTCAACACACAACTACAAACACCAAGTTCTAAAGTAAACCACGTTCAAAGT includes the following:
- the LOC143446196 gene encoding sodium-coupled monocarboxylate transporter 1-like, with protein sequence MASTTSSSIIYTANSEKTFHVADYVIFGALFLVSALIGLYFAIADRNKKSTENYSLAGRSLSGWPVALSLTASFMSAITVLGTPAEVYTYGTMFWWFFLSYTLVAIITANVFLPVFYKLGVSTTYEYLEMRFNRAVRLAATCTFVVQTVIYMGMVMYMPALALNKVTGLSLVVSIVATALVCIFYTSIGGMKAVVWNDVVQCIVMWIGFAAIIGKGSMDVGGLNRVFEIASEGGRIDFFHFEVDPRIRHSFWSILIGGTLMWLSVYAINQSMIQRCLSCYSLGQAKLSLYLNDIGLFLVLGLACMSGLVMYAVYHSCDPLTSGKVTKSDQLIPYLVMDILSVAPGVPGLLVASAFSGTLSTVSTGINALACTTWIDLLKPCLPNITAYRAVLLSKILVVVYGLLGLGVAFLASLMDKILTMALKMFGVIGGPMLGLFCLAFFTPFANSKGALSGLFIGLAAGIWLTIGSFIYPPLEEFTRPLPIATYGCEALNITIPLAEAKNVTTQYDSVLGNTLYALSYCHYSTFLVLITWGVGIIISLFTGGWAEKKYVDPKLLAYPGDICCCIGTTGCFVKHKKDAYAHGKRQDEIILDNADGRGGQPLLEK